The following proteins come from a genomic window of Methanosarcina sp. MTP4:
- the cbiQ gene encoding cobalt ECF transporter T component CbiQ, protein MDYPRIDAYASLNSPIHSFDPRAKIITFSVLIFSFAFLENINAATIAVAFSLLLLIVSRLPLGFVFSRIKVPLGFIVSILVIMAFTVGGKELFSIFGLRVSYEGVHLGTLIVLRATAALFLALLMLGTSRFEAILKALYMLRVPGILVQMLMFTYRYIFVFIDEFGNMKNAMESKGFQIKGNSRHALSILGNAVGMLLVKSYERGDRVYSSMVARGYTGNPIILTKFEMKGSDYVLSGVLLSAAVFFHIFPVIL, encoded by the coding sequence ATGGACTATCCCAGGATTGATGCCTACGCATCCCTTAATTCCCCTATTCATAGCTTTGACCCCAGGGCTAAAATCATAACATTTTCTGTCCTCATTTTCTCTTTTGCTTTCCTGGAAAACATAAATGCAGCTACCATTGCGGTCGCTTTTTCTTTACTTTTGCTCATAGTTTCCCGCCTGCCTCTTGGCTTTGTGTTCAGCCGTATCAAAGTGCCTCTTGGTTTTATAGTCTCAATTCTGGTAATTATGGCTTTTACCGTGGGTGGAAAGGAACTGTTCAGCATTTTCGGGCTTCGTGTGAGCTATGAAGGTGTGCATCTCGGCACCCTGATTGTTCTTCGGGCTACGGCAGCCCTTTTCCTGGCACTCCTGATGCTCGGGACTTCGCGTTTTGAAGCCATTTTAAAAGCGCTCTATATGCTGAGGGTCCCGGGCATACTCGTACAAATGCTCATGTTTACCTACCGCTACATCTTCGTGTTTATAGATGAGTTCGGGAACATGAAAAACGCTATGGAGTCCAAGGGTTTCCAGATAAAAGGCAATAGCAGGCATGCCCTGTCAATCCTGGGAAACGCCGTGGGTATGCTCCTTGTTAAAAGTTACGAACGGGGAGACCGGGTCTACAGCTCCATGGTAGCCAGGGGCTATACCGGCAACCCCATAATTCTTACAAAATTTGAGATGAAGGGTTCGGATTACGTCCTTAGCGGAGTCCTGCTCAGCGCAGCTGTCTTCTTCCACATCTTCCCGGTGATCCTATGA
- the cbiM gene encoding cobalt transporter CbiM, producing the protein MHISDGVLSVPVITAGWAVTIVFVIFSLWWSKKYFDIAEEIPKFSVMAGAFFVASLIHITIGPTCVHLIFNGLLGVILGPLAYLAMVIGLTLQALLLQHGGVTTIGINSLNVGLPAIICYLIFKKGHDKGISAPLLGAFCGGFAIVITVVLLSISLVTTGEQFMEVAKVAALAHIPIMLIEAAVTGSVVAYLLKVKPEMLPIATEDMDKEEELNVSKSAGDV; encoded by the coding sequence GTGCACATTTCAGATGGAGTATTATCTGTTCCGGTGATAACAGCCGGCTGGGCAGTAACTATTGTTTTTGTTATATTCAGTCTCTGGTGGAGCAAAAAATATTTTGATATCGCGGAGGAGATTCCCAAGTTTTCCGTTATGGCAGGGGCTTTTTTTGTTGCGTCCCTGATCCATATCACCATAGGGCCTACATGTGTACACCTTATTTTTAACGGGCTGCTGGGAGTGATCCTCGGGCCACTTGCCTACCTTGCAATGGTCATAGGGTTAACCCTTCAGGCCCTGCTGCTACAGCATGGGGGAGTTACGACTATCGGGATCAATTCCCTAAACGTAGGGCTTCCGGCAATCATCTGTTACCTTATTTTCAAAAAAGGTCACGACAAAGGAATTTCTGCCCCGCTTCTCGGAGCTTTTTGCGGAGGGTTTGCAATTGTCATTACGGTCGTGCTCCTTTCGATCTCCCTTGTTACTACGGGCGAACAGTTTATGGAAGTCGCAAAGGTTGCAGCCCTGGCCCACATCCCGATAATGCTTATTGAAGCGGCTGTTACCGGCTCTGTCGTTGCCTACCTTTTGAAAGTAAAGCCGGAAATGCTGCCAATAGCTACTGAAGATATGGATAAAGAAGAAGAATTAAATGTAAGTAAATCTGCGGGAGATGTCTGA
- a CDS encoding PGF-CTERM sorting domain-containing protein translates to MNLGMKSILLAILMIMLACSFPVSAQEESPAAIVAEIGEHAEELSTVAGNIHDETEMIADDESLDEALRAKGEEVHLSSHDIDHCAQELLRSVETLNGLVADPEANMDAIEAEIADMKEHIEECEGIMESKGDIVHALGSEVPETHAEYADNTHDYYHEAEAVLRGIDSHVGELEESLGIGTASAASAAPVSGNVAAALDEVEENANELLDYAGKIHDETEYIADDEALSEDIRAVGEEIHLSSHDIEHCAKEVLEHVENIRGLAGDVEANKAAIDEEIGEMNEHLEECAGIIESKHDKLHELTGMVPETHAEYADNTHDYYHETEYIVADIKENVGELQEAIENPTSEAEAKAAPEPEAEAAAEEESGNSAPGFGLVLAVAGMLCTVFFARRK, encoded by the coding sequence ATGAATCTAGGAATGAAATCAATTTTACTTGCCATACTGATGATAATGCTTGCCTGCAGTTTCCCTGTTTCTGCGCAGGAAGAGTCCCCTGCTGCTATCGTGGCGGAAATCGGTGAGCACGCAGAGGAGCTTTCAACCGTAGCCGGAAACATCCATGATGAGACTGAAATGATTGCTGATGATGAAAGTCTCGATGAGGCTTTAAGGGCAAAGGGAGAAGAAGTCCACCTTTCTTCTCACGATATTGACCACTGTGCCCAGGAACTCCTCAGAAGCGTGGAAACCCTTAACGGGCTGGTTGCGGACCCCGAAGCGAACATGGATGCAATCGAGGCTGAAATTGCGGACATGAAAGAACATATTGAGGAATGCGAAGGAATCATGGAATCCAAGGGCGACATTGTCCATGCTCTCGGAAGCGAGGTTCCAGAAACCCACGCCGAATATGCCGACAACACCCATGACTATTATCATGAAGCCGAGGCAGTCCTCAGGGGCATCGACTCCCATGTCGGAGAACTCGAAGAATCCCTTGGAATCGGAACGGCATCCGCAGCATCCGCAGCACCTGTAAGCGGGAACGTTGCAGCGGCCCTGGATGAAGTAGAGGAAAACGCAAACGAACTGCTTGATTATGCAGGCAAAATCCACGACGAGACCGAGTACATTGCAGATGACGAAGCTCTCTCGGAAGACATTCGTGCAGTTGGTGAGGAAATCCACCTTTCTTCCCACGACATCGAGCACTGTGCTAAAGAGGTCCTTGAGCATGTGGAAAACATAAGGGGTCTCGCAGGAGACGTTGAAGCCAACAAGGCAGCCATTGACGAGGAAATCGGGGAAATGAACGAGCACCTTGAAGAGTGTGCAGGTATAATCGAGTCCAAGCACGACAAGCTCCATGAACTCACCGGAATGGTTCCCGAGACCCACGCCGAATATGCTGACAACACCCATGATTACTATCACGAAACTGAATACATTGTAGCTGACATTAAGGAAAACGTCGGCGAACTCCAGGAAGCTATTGAAAACCCGACTTCTGAAGCCGAAGCAAAGGCAGCTCCAGAACCTGAAGCCGAAGCTGCTGCCGAAGAAGAGTCCGGAAACAGTGCACCTGGCTTTGGCCTTGTCCTTGCTGTAGCAGGAATGCTTTGCACAGTATTCTTCGCAAGAAGAAAGTAA
- a CDS encoding symporter small accessory protein, with product MLGIDDPQIWLAYVSCVVSALGCIVYGALNWKEGEEEEQAVISSAMRPAVQE from the coding sequence ATGTTAGGAATCGATGATCCACAGATCTGGCTTGCATATGTTTCATGTGTGGTAAGTGCACTCGGCTGCATTGTGTACGGGGCATTGAACTGGAAAGAAGGAGAGGAAGAAGAGCAGGCAGTAATAAGTAGTGCCATGAGACCTGCTGTTCAGGAATAA